Proteins from a genomic interval of Spiroplasma endosymbiont of Lonchoptera lutea:
- a CDS encoding integrase core domain-containing protein produces MKYIISQADLADLKAKVQSWLTTIYNHKHYHKTKKRVTSYLNLCNQFYLEPITLNKLVKKHFHGIRNTFYQWANKILDAYQNDDFNSLIFKYTKPKKISYQYDLNSREKICDLYFDYRNIQAGGMWSLFNNLKMGFHDIKTAEIPKNIKTFYRWIKSDSRWKELKQQIKQTKRHFKRYEVSEIGLLQMDAKIITTSNFPVDKKYYIYDFIDEMTRIVFGYVYDSLGTNNAINAVQRAMKDFSELGITIKRLRTDNAPEFITTNWSNKKAYKVKERPFTAFLSRNGVTHETTPIRSPQSNGKIERFHQHYTKLFYAKDKKINQNELQHFLNQYYYYYNFQRCHSALQNKSPFQKLQELIN; encoded by the coding sequence ATGAAATATATTATTTCCCAAGCTGATTTAGCAGATTTAAAAGCAAAAGTACAAAGTTGATTAACAACAATTTATAACCACAAACATTATCACAAAACTAAAAAACGAGTTACTAGTTATTTAAATTTATGTAATCAATTTTATTTAGAACCAATAACTTTAAATAAATTAGTAAAAAAGCATTTTCACGGTATACGAAATACATTTTATCAATGAGCTAATAAAATTCTTGATGCTTATCAAAATGATGATTTTAATAGTTTAATTTTCAAATATACAAAACCTAAAAAAATTAGTTATCAATATGATTTAAATTCTCGTGAAAAAATATGTGATTTATATTTTGATTATAGAAATATTCAAGCTGGTGGAATGTGGTCTTTATTTAACAATTTAAAAATGGGTTTTCACGATATTAAAACTGCAGAAATTCCGAAAAATATTAAAACCTTTTATCGCTGAATTAAATCTGACTCTCGATGAAAAGAATTAAAACAACAAATCAAACAAACAAAACGTCATTTTAAGCGTTATGAAGTCTCTGAGATTGGTCTTTTACAAATGGATGCCAAAATCATTACCACATCAAATTTTCCGGTTGATAAAAAGTATTATATTTATGATTTCATTGATGAAATGACACGCATAGTATTTGGTTATGTTTATGATAGTTTAGGAACCAATAACGCGATTAACGCCGTGCAAAGAGCAATGAAAGATTTTAGCGAACTTGGCATAACCATTAAACGCCTTCGCACTGATAATGCTCCGGAATTTATCACCACTAATTGAAGTAATAAAAAAGCATACAAAGTAAAAGAAAGGCCTTTTACAGCCTTTCTTTCAAGGAACGGTGTTACCCATGAAACCACTCCAATTCGTTCGCCACAGAGTAACGGTAAAATCGAACGGTTTCATCAACATTATACCAAATTATTTTATGCTAAGGATAAAAAAATAAATCAAAACGAACTACAACATTTCTTAAATCAATATTATTACTATTACAACTTCCAACGCTGTCATTCAGCATTACAAAATAAATCACCATTTCAAAAATTACAAGAATTAATAAATTAA
- a CDS encoding IS3 family transposase (programmed frameshift), whose translation MGNKTSYSEEFKKQIVMLYKNDKSVINLGKEYNLPKPTIYNWIKNYNNSGSFKAKDNRTVEENELIYLRKENQQLRMENDIFKASSTDNREKITIINNNKNKYSVRKICKILGLLKSTYYYQTNKCTKFDVNNYEQEVISAFNKSRKIYGARKIKAVLIRKNIILSRRKIRFIMIKNNLVSKYTKLKYCNHKKTVNNDEINNVLNRQFNDKKPNEVVVSDLTYVQVGTKWHYICLLIDLFNREVIGYSAGPNKTAELVQQAFHKITRPLNKITLFHTDRGNEFKNKIIDEILITFKIKRSLSSKGCPYDNAVAEATYKTFKTEFINGKKFANLTQLKCELFDFVNWYNNIRIHGSLNYLTPVEFRKYQST comes from the exons ATGGGAAATAAAACCTCATACTCTGAAGAATTTAAAAAACAAATTGTAATGCTATACAAAAATGACAAAAGTGTTATTAATTTAGGGAAAGAATATAATTTACCAAAACCAACTATTTATAATTGAATTAAAAATTATAATAATTCTGGGTCATTTAAAGCAAAAGATAATCGCACTGTCGAAGAAAATGAATTAATTTACTTGCGAAAAGAAAACCAACAATTACGAATGGAAAATGACATTT TTAAAGCAAGCAGCACTGATAATCGGGAAAAAATAACAATAATTAATAACAACAAAAATAAATATTCAGTGAGGAAAATATGTAAGATTTTAGGTTTACTAAAATCAACATATTATTATCAAACTAATAAATGCACCAAGTTTGATGTTAATAATTATGAACAAGAAGTTATCAGTGCATTTAATAAAAGTCGCAAGATTTATGGTGCTCGTAAAATTAAAGCTGTTTTAATAAGAAAAAATATCATTTTATCACGACGAAAAATCCGATTCATTATGATCAAAAATAATTTGGTTTCTAAATACACCAAGTTAAAATATTGTAATCATAAAAAAACAGTTAATAATGACGAAATTAATAATGTTTTAAATCGTCAATTTAATGACAAAAAACCAAATGAAGTTGTTGTTAGTGATTTAACATATGTTCAAGTTGGCACTAAATGACATTATATTTGTTTATTAATTGACTTGTTTAATCGCGAAGTAATTGGCTATAGTGCTGGACCAAATAAAACTGCTGAATTAGTTCAACAAGCTTTTCACAAGATAACACGACCATTAAATAAAATAACTTTATTTCATACTGATCGTGGTAATGAGTTTAAAAATAAAATTATTGATGAAATTTTAATAACCTTTAAAATTAAAAGATCATTAAGCTCCAAAGGATGCCCATATGATAATGCTGTTGCTGAAGCAACTTACAAAACCTTTAAAACCGAATTTATTAACGGTAAAAAATTTGCAAACTTAACACAACTAAAATGCGAACTATTTGATTTTGTTAATTGATATAACAATATTCGAATTCATGGCAGTTTAAATTATTTAACTCCCGTTGAATTTAGAAAATACCAGTCTACATAA